The Acidovorax sp. RAC01 genomic sequence GGCGCGCGTGCGCCGCGGCGACATGTGGGCCGCCGACTGGAGCGGCTACCAGCTGGTCTACCTGTTCCAGCGCCCCGAAAGCATGGCCCGCGCCGCCGCCAAGGCGCAGGCCGAGATGGCGCCGGGCGCCTGGCTGGTCAGCCTTGAATTTGCCGTGCCGGGCGTGCTGCCCAGCGCCCAGCTGCGCCTGGCCGGGGGACGGGTGGTGTGGCTGTACCGCATGCCGCTGGCGGCTGCACCCAAGGGGTGAACGGCAGCGAGTGCAAGGCACGCACAGCGTGGGGTGTTGCGTGCCGGCCGCATGGTCTGCCGCGGAGCGCCTGCACGAACACTGCGTTACAGGAATGTCACCGGCTTTTGCTACATTGTGTAGCTGGCTACAAACGCATACACAAGAACCAAAAAACTCACAGCCAGAGGGGGCAGCCAGCCACACGTGAAAACGCCAGGAGGGGGCGCACGTGCCGCCAGCATCCACCTCGACCGGTCTTCCCATTCCACTGCTGCACACCTGCGGTCCGCCGTTCCCGTGAACCGGGCCGCGGGCGCTTGCGGCGTTGCGCAAAGCGGGGGGGCTTCGGGTTTTCTGGTGCAAGAACCATCGATCAGCAAGGAGCATCCATGACCCAACCCCTGTCCCGATTCCGCCCGCGCCTTTTGTGGGTGCTGGCGCTGAGCGCCGCCCTCACGGGCTGCGCCACCATGCAAAGCCACGACAAGCTGGCCACCGACATGCAGAGCGCCGGGCGCAGTGGCGGCATACCGGCCGCGCTGGCCAGCCTGGAGGCCACCGCCAAGACCGAAGACGAAAAGACGGCGCTGCTCTACAACATGGAACGCGGCGAGCTGCTGCGCATGGACCGCCGCTACCCCGACAGCACCAACGCCTTCCTGCTGGCCGACAACAAGGTCAAGGAATGGGAAGAAACGGCCAAGACCAACCCGTCCAAGCTGATGGGCACCGTGGGCGCAGCGCTGATCAGCGAGCGCCTGAAGGTGTATGAAGGCCAGGACTACGAGAAGGTGTGGGTGACCACACGCCTGGCGCTCAACCGCATGGCCGTGGGAGACTTTGAAAACGCCCGCGTGGACATCAAGCGCACCCACGAGCGCGAGGCCATCATCGCCGAGTTCCGTTCCAAGGAAACGCTGGCCGCTGAAGAGGAAGCCAAGTCCAAGGGCGCCGCATCGGGCGGCAAGGAGCTCAACGGCTACCCGGTCGAGACACTGAACGACCCCGAGGTGCTGGCCCTCAAGAACGGCTACCAGAACGCGCTGTCGCACTATCTGGCCGGCTTTTTGTACGAGATGCTCAACGAGCCCGGCCTGGCGGCTCCCGGCTACCGCAAGGCGATTGAGCTCAAGCCCGAAACCGGTGTGCTCGAAGAAGGCCTGCGCGGCCTGGACAACCGCACCAGCTTCACCTGGAAGCGCCGCCAGCGCATGACCGACGTGCTGTTCATCGTCGAGGCGGGCGATGCCCCTGCGCGCAAGCCCAAGGCGTTCACCATCCCCGTGCCCACGGGCCGCGGGCTGGTCACGGCCAGCATTTCGTACCCGGTGATCGAGCCCTCCACCGATCCGCTGCTGACCACCATTTCGGCCGCAGGCACCGACCTCAAGCTCGAGAAAGTGGTGGACGTGAACGTGATGGCCCGCCGCGCCCTCAAGGACGAAATGCCCGGCATGGTGCTGCGTGGCTTCACCCGCGCGGTGGCCAAGGGTGTGCTGCAAAACGAACTGCAAAAGCGTGGCGGCCTGGTGGGCGGGCTCATCGGCGCAGCCGCCTCGATCGCTACCGAGCAGGCCGACG encodes the following:
- a CDS encoding COG3014 family protein, coding for MTQPLSRFRPRLLWVLALSAALTGCATMQSHDKLATDMQSAGRSGGIPAALASLEATAKTEDEKTALLYNMERGELLRMDRRYPDSTNAFLLADNKVKEWEETAKTNPSKLMGTVGAALISERLKVYEGQDYEKVWVTTRLALNRMAVGDFENARVDIKRTHEREAIIAEFRSKETLAAEEEAKSKGAASGGKELNGYPVETLNDPEVLALKNGYQNALSHYLAGFLYEMLNEPGLAAPGYRKAIELKPETGVLEEGLRGLDNRTSFTWKRRQRMTDVLFIVEAGDAPARKPKAFTIPVPTGRGLVTASISYPVIEPSTDPLLTTISAAGTDLKLEKVVDVNVMARRALKDEMPGMVLRGFTRAVAKGVLQNELQKRGGLVGGLIGAAASIATEQADDRMWRMLPGRVYVARGYLPPGEHAVTINGRQLPAPIKVDGQYALVPLRMYENSVLTGDVAMLGQLPAVAVAEPAPVAAPAPAAPVRTTSTNRSRTVPQSAVKPTSAAPAPAVKK